In Brevundimonas sp. SGAir0440, one DNA window encodes the following:
- a CDS encoding glycosyltransferase family 4 protein, which translates to MRILLVIEPSGGGSGRHVVDLARALIGSGHQVSLIWSPRRAEPWFQEAVAALPLHADERLPMRRSVGPWDVAALHALNRLIARLGPFEIVHGHSAKAGALIRLAHAPGAAKIYTPHALPMMGPASLATIIAGAAEALLARSGDAIIAVSEEEGAVARRWGLGGNRLHVVHNGLAAPPANDRLAARQALGVPDDALVVGFVGRLSAQKDPVQFAHAVRRANVIDPRITGVMIGDGDLSSAVSTAGGDALCLLGSRDAGPLMAGFDLFVMTSRYEADSYAMIEAAALGLPIVCTEVGGIGRLIQAGARIDRLPVDASPDHLAEAMRAALASRVVPLPIAPGLLSASRMADQTVQIYRDAFARRRLGG; encoded by the coding sequence TTGCGCATTCTTCTGGTCATCGAGCCGTCCGGCGGCGGCTCGGGGCGTCATGTGGTCGATCTGGCCCGCGCCCTGATCGGAAGCGGCCATCAGGTGTCCCTGATCTGGTCGCCGCGCCGCGCAGAGCCTTGGTTTCAGGAAGCAGTCGCCGCTCTGCCCCTCCACGCCGATGAACGCCTGCCGATGCGACGCAGCGTCGGACCGTGGGACGTCGCCGCCCTTCACGCCCTGAACCGCCTGATCGCCCGCCTCGGCCCGTTCGAGATCGTTCACGGCCACAGCGCCAAGGCCGGCGCCCTGATCCGCTTGGCCCACGCGCCCGGCGCCGCCAAGATCTACACCCCTCACGCCCTGCCGATGATGGGCCCGGCCAGCCTGGCGACGATCATCGCCGGCGCGGCCGAGGCGCTGTTGGCCCGGTCCGGCGACGCCATCATCGCCGTCTCTGAGGAAGAGGGCGCCGTCGCTCGTCGCTGGGGGCTGGGCGGAAACCGCTTGCACGTCGTCCACAACGGCCTGGCCGCGCCACCCGCCAACGATCGTCTCGCCGCCCGACAAGCCCTCGGCGTTCCCGACGACGCTCTGGTCGTCGGCTTCGTCGGCCGGCTCTCCGCTCAGAAAGACCCCGTCCAGTTCGCCCACGCCGTCCGCCGGGCGAACGTCATCGATCCGCGCATCACCGGCGTCATGATCGGCGATGGCGATCTGTCCTCGGCGGTCAGCACCGCCGGCGGCGACGCCCTATGTCTGCTGGGTTCACGCGACGCCGGACCGTTGATGGCGGGCTTCGATCTGTTTGTCATGACCAGCCGTTACGAGGCCGATTCCTACGCCATGATCGAGGCGGCCGCCTTGGGACTGCCGATCGTCTGCACCGAAGTCGGCGGGATCGGGCGTCTGATCCAGGCCGGCGCGCGCATCGACCGCCTGCCCGTCGACGCCTCGCCCGATCATCTGGCCGAGGCGATGCGCGCCGCGCTGGCCAGCCGCGTCGTGCCCCTGCCGATCGCGCCGGGCCTGCTGTCCGCTTCACGCATGGCCGACCAGACCGTCCAGATCTACCGCGACGCCTTCGCCCGCCGACGCCTGGGTGGCTGA
- a CDS encoding peptidylprolyl isomerase, which translates to MADTLTFTLDTGDGEARDVVIKLRPDLAPGHVERITELAKEGFYDGVVFHRVIPGFMAQGGDPTGTGTSGSKKPNLKAEFSAEPHVRGVCSMARTSDPNSANSQFFIVFDDATFLDRQYTVWGQVESGMEHVDALPKGEPPRNPGKIVKATVN; encoded by the coding sequence ATGGCCGACACCCTGACCTTCACCCTGGACACCGGCGACGGCGAAGCCCGCGACGTGGTCATCAAGCTGCGACCCGACCTGGCCCCCGGCCACGTCGAGCGTATCACCGAGCTGGCCAAGGAAGGCTTCTACGACGGCGTGGTGTTCCACCGCGTGATCCCGGGCTTCATGGCCCAGGGCGGCGATCCGACCGGCACCGGCACCTCGGGTTCCAAGAAACCGAACCTGAAGGCCGAGTTCTCGGCCGAGCCGCACGTGCGCGGCGTCTGCTCGATGGCCCGCACCTCGGACCCCAACAGCGCCAACTCGCAGTTCTTCATCGTCTTCGATGACGCCACCTTCCTGGATCGCCAGTACACCGTCTGGGGCCAGGTCGAATCGGGCATGGAACACGTCGACGCCCTGCCCAAGGGCGAGCCGCCGCGCAACCCCGGCAAGATCGTCAAGGCGACGGTGAACTAA
- a CDS encoding O-antigen ligase, with amino-acid sequence MGLLGLGVTLPLFLTPGQVSGPRLGDLALIVALPLVGVRWRGMAPVLRAASVVAAGFLAMTLLVQVAQGGDRLNVGDVAFWFRWIASALAAPAVASLILRDEGRRRLFLWAVLAGAACHLATYGLAMLVGLEPLQAVGLASPRAMVTTTAAQVRLTTLAEHPNAAMAMIGLAVPAGVMLAGRRWARRGTTWGGVGVAVLGFVSTLSRGGVMAAVQAGLARMVVGWRWRERVRPLGVVLTVCVLATGAMALQAGRFDLDGGRFAGRFDKTALRDNLAGRMLTWRRTVDLVVERPMGAGWSSADEMGAFRALSVSHNGYLFTARTAGVVIALVLLGLHLASAARLDALTPLSVYVLAAMFGEDLTQGAGMVFLCCLVGALAWRRPLAP; translated from the coding sequence TTGGGACTGCTGGGCCTGGGCGTGACCTTGCCGCTGTTTCTGACGCCGGGGCAGGTCAGCGGGCCGCGGCTGGGGGATCTGGCGCTGATCGTCGCCTTGCCGCTGGTAGGTGTGAGGTGGCGAGGCATGGCGCCGGTTCTGAGGGCTGCGAGCGTGGTCGCGGCGGGCTTTCTGGCGATGACGCTGCTGGTTCAGGTCGCGCAGGGCGGCGATCGGCTGAATGTCGGGGATGTGGCCTTCTGGTTTCGGTGGATCGCCTCGGCGCTGGCGGCGCCGGCTGTGGCGAGCCTGATCCTGAGGGATGAAGGACGGCGGCGGCTATTCCTCTGGGCCGTGCTGGCCGGTGCGGCGTGTCATCTGGCGACCTATGGGCTGGCGATGCTGGTCGGGCTGGAGCCTTTGCAGGCCGTGGGGCTGGCGTCGCCGCGCGCGATGGTGACCACGACGGCCGCCCAGGTGCGGCTTACGACCCTGGCCGAGCATCCGAATGCGGCGATGGCGATGATCGGACTGGCGGTCCCGGCCGGCGTGATGCTGGCGGGACGGCGCTGGGCGCGGCGCGGCACCACGTGGGGCGGCGTCGGCGTGGCGGTTCTGGGGTTCGTCAGCACCCTGTCGCGGGGCGGCGTAATGGCGGCGGTGCAGGCGGGGCTGGCGAGGATGGTCGTCGGTTGGCGATGGCGCGAGCGGGTTCGGCCGCTGGGGGTGGTGCTGACGGTCTGTGTGCTGGCCACGGGGGCGATGGCTTTGCAGGCGGGGCGGTTCGACCTCGACGGGGGCCGGTTCGCGGGACGATTCGACAAGACGGCGCTGCGGGACAATCTGGCCGGACGGATGCTGACCTGGCGGCGGACCGTCGATCTGGTCGTGGAGCGGCCCATGGGAGCGGGGTGGTCGTCGGCGGACGAGATGGGGGCGTTTCGGGCGCTGTCGGTCAGCCACAACGGCTATCTGTTCACGGCGCGGACGGCGGGCGTGGTGATCGCGCTGGTGCTGCTGGGGCTGCATCTGGCGTCGGCGGCGCGGCTGGACGCGCTGACGCCGCTGTCGGTCTATGTGCTGGCGGCGATGTTCGGGGAGGACCTGACGCAGGGGGCGGGGATGGTCTTCCTGTGCTGTCTGGTGGGCGCCCTGGCCTGGCGAAGGCCGCTGGCGCCGTGA
- a CDS encoding glycosyltransferase family 1 protein gives MAEPVFINGRFLNQPMSGVQRYARQIVRALDQRPGAADRYVLLTPPGAENLNLLHIPTRTLGRAGGHLWEQTALARTARHGRLLSLGGSGPVLHRRQIVVIHDAAVFRHPEHFRTGYAGFHRTLNKILARRARLATVSAFSRRELASALNLWPDSFAVAPNSADHLRDITPDPTVIERLGLTTRPYFVALGNLTPNKNLAVAIRALSRLAEPAIRLVIIGDRPGAVFDRSAFPADPRLIFAGRRSDAEIAALLGGAQALVFPSLYEGFGIPPLEAMTLGCPVIASDIPATREVCADAALYFDPADDAALAAHMAELLSRPDVARRDAGLRRADRYAWSRSAEVIEDLLLST, from the coding sequence GTGGCTGAGCCCGTCTTCATCAACGGCCGCTTCCTGAACCAGCCGATGAGCGGGGTTCAGCGCTATGCGCGTCAGATCGTGCGCGCATTGGATCAGCGCCCCGGCGCCGCCGACCGTTACGTCCTGCTGACGCCCCCCGGCGCCGAGAACCTGAACCTGCTCCACATCCCGACCCGCACGCTCGGGCGCGCCGGCGGCCATCTTTGGGAACAGACCGCCCTGGCCAGGACCGCGCGCCACGGCCGTCTGCTGTCGTTAGGCGGTTCGGGTCCGGTGCTGCACCGGCGGCAAATCGTCGTCATCCACGACGCCGCCGTCTTTCGACATCCTGAGCATTTCCGCACAGGCTACGCCGGCTTTCACCGCACCCTGAACAAGATCCTGGCGCGCCGGGCGCGGCTGGCGACCGTCTCTGCGTTTTCCCGCCGCGAGTTGGCCTCGGCCCTGAACCTGTGGCCCGACAGCTTCGCCGTCGCCCCGAACAGCGCCGACCATCTTCGCGACATCACGCCGGACCCGACCGTCATCGAGCGCCTCGGTCTGACGACCCGCCCCTATTTCGTGGCCCTGGGTAACCTGACGCCGAACAAGAACCTCGCCGTCGCCATTCGCGCCCTCTCCCGTCTTGCAGAGCCCGCTATTCGGCTGGTCATCATCGGCGACCGGCCCGGCGCCGTGTTCGACCGTTCCGCCTTTCCGGCCGACCCGCGCCTGATCTTCGCCGGCCGTCGCTCGGACGCAGAGATCGCCGCCCTGCTCGGCGGCGCGCAGGCGCTCGTCTTTCCCAGCCTCTACGAAGGCTTCGGCATCCCGCCGCTGGAGGCGATGACCCTCGGCTGTCCGGTCATCGCCTCCGACATCCCCGCCACGCGCGAGGTCTGCGCCGACGCCGCCCTCTATTTCGATCCCGCCGACGACGCAGCCCTGGCCGCCCATATGGCTGAGTTGCTCAGCCGACCGGATGTCGCCCGTCGCGACGCCGGTCTTCGCCGCGCCGACCGTTACGCCTGGTCCCGCTCGGCCGAAGTCATCGAAGATCTTCTGCTCAGCACATGA
- a CDS encoding glycosyltransferase, whose translation MRVLIVNTLYPPAQIGGAERSVAQLAQGLRRAGVEASVLTLTPGREPVNERIDGVPVQRLPLRNLYWPYDGVRRSAVRRAVWHGLEAANPLMDQAVDRAVARGRPDLIHLHLTMGFSLSVYRAAVRRDLPLVQTLRDWSMLCARASLFRRGRRCERRCASCVLLTAGKRSRSQGVNHVIGLSGPLLETHWAAGYFRRTPGSVIGNAAGAAAMAPKPSLVEAPTMRFGFLGRVEPEKGIEVLLAATKGLGGDWTLNIAGQGEADYVQALRRAYDDPRIVWLGQVEAEAFWPRVDVLVAPAVWAEPFGRSVAEAVQQGLGVIASRIGGLPEAAQGAGMSALIEPGDADALTTAMQAAVDQPERWRFAAVGDPAWTEASIVEAHRAVYRHVLSRRSSMTSAERDQA comes from the coding sequence GTGAGGGTGCTGATCGTCAACACCCTGTACCCGCCGGCGCAGATCGGCGGGGCGGAACGCAGCGTGGCGCAGTTGGCGCAAGGGTTGAGGCGGGCGGGCGTGGAAGCGTCGGTGCTGACGCTGACGCCGGGGCGCGAGCCGGTGAACGAACGGATCGACGGCGTGCCCGTGCAGCGGCTGCCGTTGCGAAACCTGTATTGGCCCTATGACGGCGTGCGGCGGTCGGCAGTTCGGCGCGCGGTTTGGCATGGGCTGGAGGCGGCCAATCCGCTGATGGATCAGGCGGTGGATCGGGCGGTCGCGCGGGGGCGGCCGGATCTGATCCATCTGCATTTGACGATGGGGTTTTCGCTGTCGGTCTATCGCGCGGCGGTGCGGCGGGATCTGCCGCTGGTGCAGACGCTGCGGGACTGGTCGATGCTGTGCGCGCGGGCGTCGCTGTTTCGACGCGGACGGCGTTGCGAGCGGCGGTGTGCATCATGTGTTCTGCTGACGGCGGGCAAGCGATCACGGTCGCAAGGGGTGAATCATGTCATCGGCCTGAGCGGGCCTTTGCTGGAGACGCATTGGGCGGCGGGCTATTTTCGGCGGACTCCAGGGTCGGTGATCGGCAATGCAGCGGGTGCGGCGGCGATGGCGCCGAAACCGTCCTTGGTCGAGGCGCCGACGATGCGGTTCGGGTTTCTGGGGCGGGTCGAGCCGGAAAAGGGAATCGAGGTTCTGCTGGCGGCGACGAAAGGGTTGGGCGGCGACTGGACGCTGAATATCGCCGGGCAGGGCGAGGCGGATTACGTGCAGGCGTTGAGGCGGGCGTATGATGATCCGCGCATCGTCTGGCTGGGGCAGGTGGAGGCGGAGGCGTTCTGGCCCAGAGTGGATGTGCTGGTCGCGCCGGCGGTGTGGGCCGAGCCTTTTGGACGCAGCGTCGCGGAGGCGGTTCAGCAGGGGCTGGGCGTGATCGCCTCGCGCATCGGCGGCCTGCCGGAAGCCGCGCAGGGGGCGGGCATGTCGGCCCTGATCGAGCCGGGGGATGCAGACGCGCTGACGACGGCGATGCAGGCGGCTGTGGACCAGCCGGAACGCTGGCGTTTTGCGGCGGTCGGTGATCCGGCCTGGACCGAGGCGTCGATCGTCGAGGCCCACAGAGCCGTCTATCGTCATGTGCTGAGCAGAAGATCTTCGATGACTTCGGCCGAGCGGGACCAGGCGTAA
- a CDS encoding glycosyltransferase translates to MRASVWAVVVTWNRRALLEQCLAHLIAQTRHCDGVVVVDNASDDGTAEMLADAWAGQAMVVRMPVNTGGAGGFNAGIRAAIEAGADRVWLMDDDVLAAPDALEALLAAEARLGEDGIAPAFLCSSVRSPEGHLTNTPEIDRRENVLGYPAWGERLEQGMAPVRQATFVSVLVSRAAVMRHGLPLAPMFIWGDDTEYTLRLSREGPGFLVAASRVEHVRATPGRLTIETEPDARRERLHRYLTRNVILAKRRHEGRRSALRYAASRLRLAGRLALGGRWRKAGLLVAGVVDGARFDPEVEHCRPS, encoded by the coding sequence ATGAGGGCGTCGGTGTGGGCCGTGGTGGTGACGTGGAACCGGCGCGCCCTGCTGGAGCAATGTCTGGCGCATCTGATCGCCCAGACGCGGCATTGCGACGGGGTGGTGGTGGTCGACAACGCCAGCGACGACGGCACCGCCGAGATGCTGGCCGACGCCTGGGCGGGGCAGGCGATGGTGGTGCGGATGCCGGTGAACACGGGCGGGGCGGGCGGCTTCAACGCCGGAATCCGCGCGGCGATCGAGGCGGGGGCCGATCGGGTCTGGCTGATGGACGACGACGTGCTGGCGGCGCCGGATGCGCTGGAGGCCTTGCTGGCGGCCGAAGCGAGGCTGGGCGAGGACGGTATTGCACCGGCTTTTCTGTGTTCCAGTGTCAGGTCGCCTGAGGGGCATCTGACCAATACGCCCGAGATCGACCGGCGCGAAAATGTGCTGGGTTATCCGGCCTGGGGCGAGCGGCTGGAGCAGGGTATGGCGCCGGTGAGGCAGGCGACGTTCGTGTCGGTGCTGGTCAGCCGGGCGGCGGTGATGCGGCACGGCCTGCCGCTGGCGCCCATGTTCATCTGGGGCGACGATACGGAATATACGCTGCGGCTGTCGCGCGAGGGGCCGGGCTTTCTGGTCGCGGCCAGCCGCGTCGAGCATGTGCGCGCGACGCCGGGACGGCTGACCATCGAAACCGAGCCGGATGCGCGGCGCGAACGGCTGCATCGCTATCTGACCCGCAACGTCATCCTGGCCAAGCGGCGGCACGAGGGACGGCGCTCGGCGCTGCGCTATGCCGCGTCGCGGCTGAGGCTGGCGGGTCGGTTGGCGCTGGGCGGACGCTGGCGAAAGGCCGGGTTGCTGGTCGCCGGAGTAGTGGACGGCGCGCGGTTCGATCCCGAGGTCGAGCATTGCAGGCCGTCCTGA
- a CDS encoding RlmE family RNA methyltransferase, which yields MSEDEKPQNQQAGERRRMVRPPSGGTAAGRGMGTKMKTADTKSMSSQQWIKRQLSDKWSEKARAEGWRSRAAFKLIEIDDKFRLIKRGSKVIDLGAAPGGWVQVALNRGAGAVAGVDLLMIAPIPGATLLQADFTHPGVDQQLIDAIGGAPDLVLSDMAHNTVGHRQTDHLKIIALIEIAADFAIRTLRPGGNFVSKNFQGGDAGGVLARLREEFETVKYVKPASSRKDSAEVFLVALNKR from the coding sequence ATGAGCGAAGACGAAAAGCCCCAGAATCAACAGGCGGGGGAGCGCCGCCGGATGGTGAGGCCGCCCAGCGGCGGAACCGCCGCCGGACGCGGCATGGGCACCAAGATGAAGACGGCCGACACCAAGTCGATGTCGAGCCAGCAGTGGATCAAACGCCAGCTGTCGGACAAATGGTCCGAAAAGGCGCGGGCCGAGGGCTGGCGCTCGCGCGCGGCGTTCAAGCTGATCGAGATCGACGACAAGTTCCGGCTAATCAAGCGCGGGTCAAAGGTCATCGACCTGGGCGCGGCGCCGGGCGGCTGGGTCCAGGTGGCGTTGAACCGGGGTGCGGGCGCGGTGGCGGGGGTCGACCTGCTGATGATCGCGCCGATCCCGGGCGCAACGCTGCTTCAGGCCGATTTCACCCATCCGGGCGTGGACCAGCAGTTGATCGACGCCATCGGCGGGGCGCCGGACCTGGTGCTGTCGGACATGGCGCACAACACGGTCGGGCACCGCCAGACGGACCACCTAAAGATCATCGCCCTGATCGAAATCGCCGCCGACTTCGCCATCCGCACGCTGCGGCCCGGCGGAAACTTCGTCTCCAAGAACTTCCAGGGCGGGGACGCCGGCGGGGTTCTGGCGCGGCTTCGCGAGGAGTTCGAGACGGTGAAATACGTCAAGCCGGCGTCGAGTCGTAAGGACAGCGCCGAGGTGTTTCTGGTCGCGCTGAACAAGCGCTGA
- the glf gene encoding UDP-galactopyranose mutase, whose product MSRRYDWLIVGAGFTGAVVAERLARGLDQRVLVIDRRDHVGGNAHDRRDAGGRLIHPYGPHVFHTNSRRIFDYLSQFTAWRPYAHRVQGQVDRRRVPLPFNLDSIETLFPTATAERMTHALVQRFGFGARPSIHDLRQAGDDPDLRRLGDYVFDKVFAGYTAKQWGLPVEALDASVTARVPIAVSRDDRYFVDRYQAMPRDGYGALFERMLDHSNIAVSLNTPMDQVWEGSWDRMVYCGALDDYFGRSVGALPYRSVRFDHQVVDAEDGLLVGTVNYPNDFDFTRITDFRHLTGERGPRTATVTEYPMAYEAGVNDPYYPILTESSRALAGRYRAMAATLAGKVWFAGRLADFQYYNMDQAVGRALSLVEKSLAPAIARMAA is encoded by the coding sequence ATGTCCCGGCGATATGACTGGCTGATCGTCGGCGCCGGTTTCACCGGGGCGGTGGTCGCCGAACGGCTGGCGCGCGGGCTGGACCAGCGCGTGCTGGTGATCGACCGGCGCGACCATGTCGGCGGCAATGCGCACGACCGGCGAGACGCGGGCGGGCGGCTGATCCATCCCTATGGCCCGCACGTGTTCCACACCAATAGCAGGCGCATCTTCGACTATCTGAGCCAGTTTACGGCCTGGCGGCCATACGCCCATCGGGTCCAGGGGCAGGTGGACCGGCGGCGGGTGCCGCTGCCGTTCAATCTGGATTCGATCGAGACGCTGTTTCCCACAGCAACGGCCGAGCGGATGACGCACGCTCTGGTCCAGCGGTTCGGTTTCGGGGCGCGGCCCAGCATCCATGACCTGCGACAGGCGGGGGACGATCCGGATCTGAGGCGGCTGGGCGACTATGTCTTCGACAAGGTGTTCGCCGGATACACCGCCAAACAGTGGGGTCTGCCGGTCGAGGCGCTGGACGCCTCGGTCACCGCACGGGTGCCGATCGCGGTCAGCCGGGACGACCGCTATTTCGTCGACCGCTATCAGGCCATGCCGCGCGACGGCTATGGGGCGCTGTTTGAGCGGATGCTGGACCATTCGAACATCGCGGTGTCGCTGAATACGCCGATGGATCAGGTGTGGGAGGGGTCGTGGGACCGGATGGTCTATTGCGGCGCGCTGGACGACTATTTCGGCCGGTCGGTCGGGGCCTTGCCCTATCGCAGCGTGCGGTTCGACCATCAGGTCGTGGATGCCGAGGACGGCCTGCTGGTCGGGACGGTCAACTATCCCAATGACTTCGACTTCACCCGCATCACCGATTTCCGCCACCTGACCGGCGAGCGTGGGCCGAGGACGGCGACGGTGACCGAATATCCGATGGCTTATGAGGCGGGCGTGAACGACCCCTATTATCCGATCCTGACGGAGTCTTCGCGCGCGTTGGCGGGGCGATATCGCGCGATGGCGGCGACGCTGGCCGGCAAGGTGTGGTTCGCCGGACGGCTGGCCGATTTTCAGTACTACAACATGGACCAGGCGGTCGGACGGGCGCTGAGCCTGGTCGAGAAGTCGCTGGCGCCGGCCATCGCCCGGATGGCGGCATGA
- the guaB gene encoding IMP dehydrogenase translates to MEIREGLTFDDVLLEPGASEFMPAMVDVSTQLTRDIKLNIPLLSSAMDTVTESRLAIAMAQSGGLGVLHRNMTIEEQADEVRAVKRYESGMVVNPVTVGPQTTLGEVREIVARKKITGFPVVDPASGKLVGMLTHRDMRFESDLNVTAASLMTTGDLITVREGASRDEARELLKTRKIERVIVVDEDYRAVGLITMKDIEKAQAFPNAAKDEQGRLLVGAASTVGDAGYERAMALAEAGCDVVVIDTAHGHSASVAQVVERIKRENNRLQIIAGNVATYDATRALIDAGADAVKVGIGPGSICTTRIVAGVGVPQLTAVMDSARAAKGTGVSVIADGGIKYSGDLAKAIAAGANVAMMGSMFAGTDESPGEVFLYQGRSYKSYRGMGSVGAMARGSADRYFQKEVSSEKLVPEGIEGQTPYKGPISPVLHQMVGGLRASMGYVGAGTIPEFQERARFVRITGAGLRESHVHDVMITREAPNYRQG, encoded by the coding sequence ATGGAGATACGCGAAGGACTGACCTTCGACGATGTTTTGCTGGAACCCGGCGCATCCGAGTTCATGCCGGCGATGGTCGATGTCTCGACCCAGCTGACGCGCGACATCAAACTGAACATCCCGCTGCTGTCGTCCGCCATGGACACGGTGACGGAAAGCCGACTGGCGATCGCCATGGCACAGTCGGGCGGTCTGGGCGTGCTGCACCGCAACATGACCATCGAGGAGCAGGCCGACGAGGTCCGCGCCGTCAAACGCTATGAGAGCGGGATGGTCGTCAATCCGGTGACGGTCGGCCCGCAGACGACGCTGGGCGAAGTGCGCGAGATCGTGGCGCGCAAGAAGATCACCGGCTTTCCCGTCGTGGATCCGGCGTCGGGCAAGCTGGTCGGCATGCTGACCCACCGCGACATGCGCTTCGAGAGCGACCTCAACGTCACGGCCGCCTCGCTGATGACCACCGGCGACCTGATCACGGTGCGCGAAGGCGCCAGCCGCGACGAGGCGCGCGAGTTGCTGAAGACCCGCAAGATCGAACGCGTCATCGTGGTGGACGAGGATTATCGGGCCGTCGGCCTGATCACCATGAAGGACATTGAGAAGGCCCAGGCCTTCCCCAACGCCGCCAAGGACGAGCAGGGCCGCCTGTTGGTCGGCGCCGCCTCCACCGTCGGGGACGCCGGGTACGAGCGCGCGATGGCGCTGGCCGAAGCGGGTTGCGACGTGGTGGTGATCGACACCGCCCATGGGCACTCGGCCTCGGTCGCCCAAGTGGTCGAGCGGATCAAGCGCGAGAACAACCGGCTGCAGATCATCGCCGGCAATGTCGCCACCTATGATGCGACGCGGGCTCTGATCGACGCAGGCGCGGATGCGGTGAAGGTGGGCATCGGTCCCGGCTCCATCTGCACCACCCGCATCGTCGCCGGCGTGGGCGTGCCGCAGCTGACGGCGGTGATGGACTCCGCGCGGGCGGCCAAGGGCACGGGCGTCTCGGTCATCGCCGACGGCGGCATCAAATATTCGGGCGACCTGGCCAAGGCCATCGCGGCCGGCGCCAACGTGGCCATGATGGGCTCGATGTTCGCCGGCACCGACGAAAGCCCCGGCGAGGTCTTCCTGTACCAGGGCCGCAGCTACAAGTCGTATCGCGGCATGGGCTCGGTCGGGGCCATGGCGCGCGGCTCGGCGGACCGCTACTTCCAGAAGGAAGTTTCGTCCGAGAAGCTGGTGCCCGAGGGCATCGAGGGTCAGACCCCCTACAAGGGGCCGATCAGCCCGGTCCTGCACCAGATGGTCGGCGGGCTTCGCGCCTCCATGGGCTATGTCGGCGCCGGCACGATCCCGGAGTTCCAGGAACGCGCCCGCTTCGTGCGCATCACCGGCGCGGGTCTGCGTGAAAGCCACGTCCACGACGTGATGATCACGCGTGAAGCGCCCAACTATCGGCAGGGGTAG
- a CDS encoding DUF2061 domain-containing protein, with amino-acid sequence MVGVILSTARKLALKIASYGVMHLIVAVLVAFAITRDWRIALAVGMVEPIFQTIAYTVHDRVWHKVERRRMASNIEEVTEAFTARLDIMSPEEQRRSHDAHHGHSHALPRSFKQIALKTVTYGVMHFAVAVAVAYALTNDIRTALTIGMVEPLVQTLFFTLHDRIWSRLEDRRARASAAAA; translated from the coding sequence ATGGTCGGCGTCATCCTCAGCACCGCGCGCAAACTGGCTCTGAAGATCGCCAGCTATGGCGTCATGCACCTGATTGTCGCCGTCCTGGTCGCCTTCGCCATCACCCGCGACTGGCGCATCGCCCTGGCCGTCGGCATGGTCGAGCCGATCTTCCAGACCATCGCCTACACCGTCCACGACCGCGTCTGGCACAAGGTCGAGCGCCGTCGCATGGCCTCCAATATCGAAGAGGTGACCGAAGCCTTCACCGCCCGCCTCGACATCATGTCGCCCGAGGAACAGCGCCGCTCGCACGACGCCCATCACGGCCATAGCCACGCCCTGCCCAGGTCGTTCAAACAGATCGCGCTGAAGACCGTCACCTACGGCGTCATGCATTTCGCCGTGGCGGTCGCCGTGGCCTACGCCCTGACCAACGACATCCGCACCGCGCTGACCATCGGCATGGTCGAGCCTCTGGTGCAGACGCTGTTCTTCACGCTGCACGACCGCATCTGGTCCCGCCTGGAAGACCGCCGAGCCCGCGCGAGCGCAGCCGCCGCCTGA